A window of the Arachis duranensis cultivar V14167 chromosome 5, aradu.V14167.gnm2.J7QH, whole genome shotgun sequence genome harbors these coding sequences:
- the LOC110281526 gene encoding uncharacterized protein LOC110281526 — MHEIQNVAKDYINGEEVSQVVAANKRQHNNTQHDNPTPRHNPPREGIREHPKPTNTNRPPRIGKFSNYRPLTAPITEIYHQIADRGIIPKARQLKERTGGNKTLYCDYHRGYGHMKQDCFDLKDALEQAIRDGKLPEFAKIIREPKRAERDRSPEREGRKSKSTLKKDLKVLAVRDQAPSTTPDKTINFLPEDCQHGTSAEDAPFVISARIGTGQVQRILVDTGADSNILIRGAFDKLGHRNENLQTHRNGVTGLGDNFLKPDGSITLPLTIGTCNQRKIISCKFVVLKDSTAYNVILGRKTINDFSAIIFTKYLLMKFISEDGSIATINGDREVTAECNNSSLALRKKSHDAAGIFLVDLDARQDG; from the exons ATGCACGAGATCCAAAACGTCGCCAAAGATTATATAAACGGCGAAGAGGTCAGCCAGGTCGTCGCCGCCAACAAACGACAACACAACAACACCCAACACGACAACCCGACTCCTCGGCACAACCCACCCAGAGAAGGCATAAGGGAACACCCCAAACCAACAAACACAAATCGACCACCCAGGATCGGCAAATTCTCTAATTACAGACCCCTAACGGCCCCCATTACCGAGATATACCACCAGATAGCAGATCGAGGCATCATCCCAAAAGCCCGACAACTCAAAGAAAGAACAGGCGGCAACAAAACCCTCTACTGCGACTACCACCGAGGTTACGGGCACATGAAACAAGATTGTTTCGACCTAAAAGACGCCCTCGAACAAGCCATAAGAGACGGCAAGCTCCCAGAGTTCGCCAAAATCATCAGAGAACCAAAACGCGCAGAAAGGGACAGGTCACCTGAAAGAGAAGGAC GTAAATCAAAATCGACACTAAAAAAGGACCTCAAAGTCCTGGCCGTCAGAGATCAAGCCCCATCTACCACTCCTGACAAAACGATAAATTTCCTACCCGAGGACTGCCAGCACGGCACCTCGGCCGAAGATGCACCTTTCGTCATCTCGGCAAGAATCGGAACAGGACAAGTTCAGAGGATACTGGTGGACACCGGTGCAGACTCCAACATCCTCATCCGAGgagccttcgacaagctcgggcACCGCAACGAAAATCTCCAAACACACCGCAATGGCGTCACAGGACTTGGGGACAACTTCCTCAAACCGGACGGCTCCATCACCCTACCCCTCACCATAGGGACATGCAACCAAAGGAAGATAATTTCGTGCAAATTTGTGGTCCTAAAAGATTCCACCGCCTACAACGTCATCCTTGGAAGAAAAACAATCAATGACTTCTCCGCCATCATTTTTACCAAATATCTCCTTATGAAATTTATATCGGAAGACGGCTCCATCGCCACCATCAACGGAGACCGCGAGGTCACAGCAGAATGCAACAACAGCAGTCTAGCTTTGCGAAAGAAGTCTCACGATGCAGCTGGAATATTCCTAGTCGACTTGGACGCCCGACAAGACGGCTAG